In the genome of Misgurnus anguillicaudatus chromosome 11, ASM2758022v2, whole genome shotgun sequence, one region contains:
- the cutc gene encoding copper homeostasis protein cutC homolog isoform X2: protein MFDGFLMETCVDSVESAINAERGGAGRIELCSNLLEGGTTPSTGLLQIVKENVKIPVYVMIRPRGGDFLYSDWEVEVMKKDIDQMKRHGADGLVFGALTEDGRVDSELCMELMATSRPLPVTFHRAFDMVHDPAVALEVLVSLGFERILTSGCDSSALEGLPVIKRLVEQAKGRIIIMPGGGITERNLQRILEGSGAQEFHCSARSSKDSTMKYRNANVRMGGSLCVPEYEIKVADVVKVRTLNAIAKNTL, encoded by the exons atgtTTGATGGCTTCCTGatggagacttgtgtggactcaGTCGAGTCAGCCATAAATGCAGAAAGAGGAG GTGCTGGACGTATTGAGCTCTGTTCTAACTTACTGGAGGGAGGAACAACGCCCAGCACag GTCTTTTGCAGATCGTCAAAGAGAATGTGAAGATTCCAGTGTATGTTATGATTCGACCCCGCGGCGGGGACTTCTTGTACTCAGACTGGGAAGTAGAGGTGATGAAGAAAGACATCGATCAGATGAAGAGACACGGGGCAGATGGGCTAGTATTTGGAGCGCTGACAGAAGATGGACGTGTGGACTCTGAGCTTTGCATGGAACTTATGG CAACTTCTCGACCTCTACCAGTTACATTTCACAGAG CATTTGATATGGTCCATGACCCAGCGGTTGCCCTGGAAGTGCTTGTCTCTCTGGGCTTTGAGAGGATTCTGACCAGTGGTTGTGACAGCTCTGCACTGGAAGGTTTACCTGTCATTAAACGACTAGTTGAACAG GCAAAAGGCAGAATCATCATAATGCCAG GTGGTGGAATCACTGAACGAAATCTTCAGAGGATTCTTGAAGGTTCTGGAGCTCAAGAGTTTCACTGTTCAGCTCGATCCAGTAAGGACTCCACTATGAAATATAG AAATGCAAACGTGAGAATGGGAGGCTCTCTCTGTGTACCAGAATATGAAATAAAAGTGGCTGACGTGGTTAAAGTGCGTACACTGAATGCCATTGCGAAGAACACTCTCTAG
- the cutc gene encoding copper homeostasis protein cutC homolog isoform X1 codes for MMSDIYLKFSQMFDGFLMETCVDSVESAINAERGGAGRIELCSNLLEGGTTPSTGLLQIVKENVKIPVYVMIRPRGGDFLYSDWEVEVMKKDIDQMKRHGADGLVFGALTEDGRVDSELCMELMATSRPLPVTFHRAFDMVHDPAVALEVLVSLGFERILTSGCDSSALEGLPVIKRLVEQAKGRIIIMPGGGITERNLQRILEGSGAQEFHCSARSSKDSTMKYRNANVRMGGSLCVPEYEIKVADVVKVRTLNAIAKNTL; via the exons ATGATGAGCGATATCTATTTAAAATTTTCACAA atgtTTGATGGCTTCCTGatggagacttgtgtggactcaGTCGAGTCAGCCATAAATGCAGAAAGAGGAG GTGCTGGACGTATTGAGCTCTGTTCTAACTTACTGGAGGGAGGAACAACGCCCAGCACag GTCTTTTGCAGATCGTCAAAGAGAATGTGAAGATTCCAGTGTATGTTATGATTCGACCCCGCGGCGGGGACTTCTTGTACTCAGACTGGGAAGTAGAGGTGATGAAGAAAGACATCGATCAGATGAAGAGACACGGGGCAGATGGGCTAGTATTTGGAGCGCTGACAGAAGATGGACGTGTGGACTCTGAGCTTTGCATGGAACTTATGG CAACTTCTCGACCTCTACCAGTTACATTTCACAGAG CATTTGATATGGTCCATGACCCAGCGGTTGCCCTGGAAGTGCTTGTCTCTCTGGGCTTTGAGAGGATTCTGACCAGTGGTTGTGACAGCTCTGCACTGGAAGGTTTACCTGTCATTAAACGACTAGTTGAACAG GCAAAAGGCAGAATCATCATAATGCCAG GTGGTGGAATCACTGAACGAAATCTTCAGAGGATTCTTGAAGGTTCTGGAGCTCAAGAGTTTCACTGTTCAGCTCGATCCAGTAAGGACTCCACTATGAAATATAG AAATGCAAACGTGAGAATGGGAGGCTCTCTCTGTGTACCAGAATATGAAATAAAAGTGGCTGACGTGGTTAAAGTGCGTACACTGAATGCCATTGCGAAGAACACTCTCTAG
- the cox15 gene encoding heme A synthase COX15: MMLPALRLILSNGCYTAGRSFPKIKQIPLTQWMLRRGQTTVVTKGGTANVTTVSIPNARTDRVVGRWLVGCSGLVLGAVILGGVTRLTESGLSMVDWHLVKEMKPPRTQAEWEDEFSKYKQFPEFKIMNHDMTLTEFKFIFYMEWGHRMWGRLVGLAYILPTVYFWRRGYFNRSMKGRVLGLCGFVVFQGLLGWYMVKSGLEEKPESYDVPRVSQYRLSAHLGSALLLYCASLWTGLTLLLPPNKLPESRSLLQLRRFAKGTGALVFLTALSGAFVAGLDAGLVYNSFPKMGERWIPDDLLAFSPTIKNVFENPTTVQFDHRCLGICSLAAITGLYLFSRRMYLPRRTKIAIGCLTAMAYTQVVLGITTLLCYVPTSLAATHQSGSVALLTLAIFVLAELRKVVK, encoded by the exons ATGATGTTACCTGCACTCAGACTAATCTTGTCTAACGGGTGTTATACCGCAGGGAGGAGCTTTCCAAAAATTAAA CAAATCCCTTTGACACAATGGATGCTGAGGAGAGGACAGACGACAGTGGTCACCAAAGGTGGAACtgcaaatgtcacaactgtATCAATCCCTAATGCAAGAACAGATCGAGTGGTCGGCCGCTGGTTAGTGGGATGCAGTGGTTTGGTTCTGGGTGCTGTCATTCTGGGAGGTGTGACTag GTTAACAGAATCTGGACTTTCTATGGTTGATTGGCATTTAGTGAAGGAGATGAAGCCACCTCGCACTCAAGCAGAATGGGAAGATGAGTTCTCCAAATATAAACAGTTCCCAGAGTTTAAAAT tatgaATCACGACATGACGCTGACGGAGTTTAAGTTTATCTTCTACATGGAATGGGGTCATCGTATGTGGGGTCGACTGGTGGGATTAGCTTACATTCTTCCTACTGTATATTTCTGGAGAAGAGGATACTTTAATCGCTCGATGAAAGGCCGTGTTTTGGGCCTTTGTGGCTTTGTCGTGTTTCAG GGTCTTCTCGGCTGGTATATGGTGAAGAGCGGACTGGAGGAAAAGCCAGAATCGTACGACGTCCCTCGTGTTAGTcagtacagactgtcagctcatctGGGTTCAGCTCTTCTGCTGTATTGTGCCAGTCTCTGGACAGGACTTACGCTCCTGCTGCCTCCTAACAAG CTTCCAGAGAGCCGGAGTTTGCTTCAGCTCAGGAGGTTTGCTAAAGGTACCGGAGCTCTGGTCTTCCTCACAGCTCTCTCAG GTGCGTTTGTGGCTGGACTGGATGCAGGTTTAGTGTATAACTCCTTTCCAAAAATGGGCGAGCGCTGGATCCCTGATGATCTGTTGGCTTTCTCCCCAACcatcaaaaatgtgtttgaaaaTCCCACAACAGTTCAGTTTGATCACCGCTGTCTG GGCATCTGCTCATTGGCTGCCATCACAGGACTCTACCTCTTCTCCAGACGAATGTATTTACCCAGGAGGACAAAGATTGCCATCGGATGTCTCACTGCCATGGCCTACACACAG GTGGTCCTTGGCATCACTACACTTTTGTGTTACGTTCCCACATCGCTGGCGGCCACACATCAGTCTGGATCTGTGGCGCTCCTCACTTTGGCCATCTTTGTTTTGGCTGAGCTGCGTAAAGTGGTCAAGTAG